The following proteins are encoded in a genomic region of Populus trichocarpa isolate Nisqually-1 chromosome 13, P.trichocarpa_v4.1, whole genome shotgun sequence:
- the LOC127903912 gene encoding DNA-directed RNA polymerase subunit beta', translating to MNQNFSSMIDRYKHQQLRIGSVSPQQISAWTNKILPNGEIVGEVTKPYTFHYKTNKPEKDGLFCERIFGPIKSGICACGNYRVIGDEKEEPKFCEQCGVEFVDSRIRRYQMGYIKLACPVTHVWYLKRLPSYIANLLDKPLKQLEGLVYCDFSFARPIAKKPTFLRLRGSFEYEIQSWKYSIPLFFTTQGFDTFRNREISTGAGAIRELLADLDLRIILDYSSLEWKELGEEGPTGNEWEDRKVGRRKDFLVRRVELAKHFIRTNIEPEWMVLCLLPVLPPELRPIIQIDGGKLMSSDINELYRRVIYRNNTLTDLLTTSRSTPGELVMCQEKLVQEAVDTLLDNGIRGQPMRDGHNKVYKSFSDVIEGKEGRFRETMLGKRVDYSGRSVIVVGPSLSLHRCGLPREIAIELFQTFVIRGLIRQHLASNIGVAKSKIREKEPIVWGILQEVMRGHPILLNRAPTLHRLGIQAFQPILVEGRAICLHPLVRKGFNADFDGDQMAVHVPLSLEAQAEARLLMFSHMNLLSPAIGDPISVPTQDMLMGLYVLTSGNRRGICANRYNPFNCRNFQNEKIDANANKDKYIKEPFFCNSYDAIGAYRQKRINLESPLWLRWQLDQGLIASREAPIEGHFGSLGTYHEIYGHYLIVRSIKKKILSIYIRTTVGHIYLYREIEEAIQGFCQACSDGT from the exons ATGAATCAGAATTTTTCTTCTATGATCGATCGGTATAAACATCAACAACTCCGAATTGGATCAGTTTCGCCTCAACAAATAAGTGCTTGGACTAATAAAATCCTACCTAATGGAGAGATTGTTGGAGAGGTTACAAAACCCTATACTTTTCATTACAAAACTAATAAACCTGAAAAAGATGGATTATTTTGTGAAAGAATTTTTGGGCCTATAAAAAGTGGAATTTGTGCTTGTGGAAATTATCGAGTAATTGGCGATGAAAAAGAAGAACCAAAATTTTGTGAACAATGCGGGGTCGAATTTGTTGATTCTCGGATACGAAGATATCAAATGGGCTACATCAAACTGGCATGCCCAGTAACTCATGTGTGGTATTTGAAACGTCTTCCTAGTTATATCGCCAATCTTTTAGATAAACCTCTTAAACAATTAGAAGGCTTAGTATACTGCG atttttcttttgctaGGCCCATAGCCAAAAAACCTACTTTCTTACGATTACGAGGTTCGTTCGAATATGAAATACAATCTTGGAAATACAGTATTCCGCTTTTTTTTACTACCCAAGGGTTCGATACATTTCGAAATCGAGAAATTTCTACTGGAGCTGGTGCTATCCGAGAACTATTAGCCGATCTGGATTTGCGAATTATTCTAGATTATTCGTCGTTAGAATGGAAAGAATTAGGGGAAGAAGGACCCACCGGGAATGAATGGGAAGATCGAAAAGTTGGAAGAAGAAAGGATTTTTTAGTTAGACGCGTGGAATTAGCTAAGCATTTTATTCGAACAAATATAGAACCAGAATGGATGGTTTTATGTCTATTACCAGTTCTTCCTCCCGAATTGAGACCCATCATTCAGATAGATGGAGGTAAACTAATGAGTTCAGATATTAATGAACTCTATAGAAGAGTTATTTATCGGAACAATACTCTTACGGATCTATTAACAACAAGTAGATCTACGCCAGGGGAATTAGTAATGTGTCAGGAGAAATTGGTACAAGAAGCCGTAGATACACTTCTTGATAATGGAATCCGCGGACAACCAATGAGAGACGGTCATAATAAGGTTTACAAGTCGTTTTCAGATGTAATTGAAGGCAAAGAGGGAAGGTTTCGTGAGACTATGCTTGGCAAACGGGTTGATTATTCGGGGCGTTCTGTCATTGTCGTAGGACCCTCACTTTCATTACATCGATGTGGATTGCCTCGCGAAATAGCAATAGAGCTTTTCCAGACATTTGTAATTCGTGGTCTAATTAGGCAACATCTTGCTTCAAACATAGGAGTTGCTAAGAGTAAAATTCGAGAAAAAGAGCCAATTGTATGGGGAATACTTCAGGAGGTTATGCGCGGACATCCTATATTGCTGAATAGAGCGCCTACTCTGCATAGATTAGGCATACAGGCATTCCAACCCATTTTAGTGGAAGGACGTGCTATTTGTTTACATCCATTAGTTCGTAAGGGATTCAATGCAGATTTTGATGGGGATCAAATGGCTGTTCATGTACCTTTATCGTTGGAGGCTCAAGCGGAGGCTCGTTTACTTATGTTTTCTCATATGAATCTCTTGTCTCCAGCTATCGGAGATCCCATTTCCGTACCAACTCAAGATATGCTTATGGGGCTCTATGTATTAACAAGCGGGAATCGTCGAGGTATTTGCGCAAATAGGTATAATCCGTTTAATTGCAGaaattttcaaaatgaaaaaattgacgCTAATGCTAATAAGGATAAGTATATAAAAGAACCCTTTTTTTGTAATTCCTATGATGCAATTGGAGCTTATCGCCAGAAAAGAATCAATTTAGAGAGCCCCTTGTGGCTTCGGTGGCAACTAGATCAAGGCCTTATTGCTTCAAGAGAAGCTCCCATCGAAGGTCACTTTGGATCTTTAGGTACCTATCATGAGATTTATGGACACTATCTAATAGTaagaagtataaaaaaaaaaattctttctatATACATTCGAACCACTGTTGGTCATATTTATCTTTATCGAGAAATCGAAGAAGCTATACAAGGGTTTTGCCAAGCCTGCTCAGACGGTACCTAA
- the LOC127904137 gene encoding DNA-directed RNA polymerase subunit beta'' has product MEVFMAERANLFFHNKVIDGTAIKRIISRFIDHFGMAYTSHILDQVKTLGFHQATATSISLGIDDLLTIPSKGWLVQDAEQQSLILEKHHHYGNVHAIEKLRQSIEIWYATSEYLRQEMNPNFRMTEPFNPVHIMSFSGARGNASQVHQLVGMRGLMSDPQGQMIDLPIQSNLREGLSLTEYIISCYGARKGVVDTAVRTSDAGYLTRRLVEVVQHIVVRRTDCGTTRGISVSSRNGMIPERIFIQTLIGRVLADNIYMGLRCIATRNQDIGIGLVNRFITFRTQPISIRTPFTCRSTSWICRLCYGRSPTHGDLVELGEAVGIIAGQSIGEPGTQLTLRTFHTGGVFTGGTAEHVRAPSNGKIKFNKGLVHPTRTRHGHPAFLCSMDLYVTIESQDIIHNVTIPPKSFLLVQNDQYVESEQVIAEIRSGTYTLNFTERVRKHIYSDSEGEMHWSTDVYHASEFTYSNVHLLPKTSHLWILSGGSCRSSIVPFSLHKDQDQINVHSLSVERGYISNPSVNNDKVKHKFFSSYLSSKSKKKSRILDYSDLNRMICTGFIYPTILHENSDLLAKRRKNRFIIPFQSIQEKELMSHSDILIEIPINGIFRRNSIFAYFDDPQYRRKSSGITKYVAIGVHSIVKKEDLVEYRGVKEFQPKYQMKVDRFFFIPEEVYILPESSSLMVRNNSIIGVDTQITLNTKSRVGGLIRIERKKKKMELKIFSGDIHFPRATDKISRYSGILIPPGTVKTNSKESKKVKNWIYVQRITPTKKKSFVLVRPVLIYERGDGINLERLFPPDLLQEKENLKLRIVNYILYGNGKPIQGISNTSIQLVRTCLVLNWNQDKKSSSIEEARVYFVEVSINGLIRDFLRIHLGKSRISYISRKRNDPSGLGLISDNGPDRTNINPFYSIYSKTRIPQSLKQNQGTISISTLLNRNMECQSLIILSSSNCFRMDPSNGVKSYNVIKESTKRDPIIPIRNLLGPLGTALQIANFYSFYHLLTHNQISVIKYLKLDNLKLKQTSKVLKYYLMDENGRIVNHDPYSNNVLNPFKLNWYFLHHNYHHNYCEETFTIINLGQFICENVCMTKNGPRLKSGQVLIVHADSVILRLAKPYLATPGATVHGHYGEILYEGDTLVTFIYEKSRSGDITQGLPKVEQVLEVRSIDSISINLEKRVENWNECITRIVGIPWGFLIGAELTIVQSRISLVNKIQKVYRSQGVQIHNRHIEIIVRQITSKVLVSEDGMSNVFSPGELIGLLRAERAMRALEEAICYRTVFLGITRASLSTQSFISEASFQETARVLAKAALRGRIDWLKGLKENVVLGGMIPVGTGFKGLAHRSSQHKIIPFKTKKKNLFEGEMRDILFHHRELFDSCISKNFYNISEQSFIGFNDS; this is encoded by the coding sequence ATGGAGGTATTTATGGCCGAACGGGCCAATCTCTTCTTTCACAATAAAGTGATAGATGGAACTGCCATTAAACGAATTATTAGTCGATTCATAGATCACTTCGGAATGGCATATACATCACACATCCTGGATCAAGTAAAGACTCTGGGTTTCCATCAAGCCACTGCTACATCTATTTCATTAGGAATTGATGATCTTTTAACAATACCTTCGAAAGGATGGCTAGTCCAAGATGCTGAACAACAAAGtttgattttggaaaaacacCATCATTATGGAAATGTACACGCGATAGAAAAATTACGTCAATCCATTGAGATATGGTATGCTACAAGTGAATATTTGCGACAAGAAATGAATCCGAATTTTAGGATGACGGAACCCTTTAATCCAGTCCATATAATGTCCTTTTCGGGAGCTAGGGGAAATGCATCTCAAGTACACCAATTAGTAGGTATGAGAGGATTAATGTCGGATCCACaaggacaaatgattgatttacCCATTCAAAGCAATCTACGGGAAGGATTGTCTTTAACAGAATATATCATTTCTTGCTATGGAGCCCGAAAAGGAGTTGTGGATACTGCTGTACGAACATCAGATGCTGGATATCTTACGCGCAGACTTGTTGAAGTAGTTCAACACATTGTTGTACGTAGAACAGACTGTGGCACCACCCGAGGGATTTCTGTGAGTTCTCGAAATGGAATGATACCGGaaagaatttttattcaaacattAATAGGTCGTGTATTAGCAGACAATATATATATGGGTCTACGATGCATTGCCACTCGAAATCAAGATATTGGGATTGGACTTGTCAATCGATTCATCACCTTTCGAACACAACCAATATCTATTCGAACTCCTTTTACTTGTAGAAGTACGTCCTGGATCTGTCGATTATGTTATGGTCGAAGTCCTACTCATGGCGACCTGGTGGAATTGGGAGAAGCTGTAGGTATTATTGCGGGTCAATCCATTGGAGAGCCGGGTACTCAACTAACATTAAGAACGTTTCATACCGGCGGAGTATTCACAGGGGGTACTGCCGAACATGTACGAGCCCCCTCTAatggaaaaatcaaatttaataaggGTTTGGTTCATCCCACACGTACACGTCATGGGCATCCTGCTTTTCTCTGTTCTATGGACTTATATGTAACTATTGAGAGTCAAGATATTATACACAACGTGACTATTCCAccaaaaagttttcttttagttCAAAATGATCAATATGTAGAATCAGAACAAGTGATTGCTGAAATTCGCTCGGGAACATACACTTTGAATTTTACAGAGAGGGTTCGAAAACATATTTATTCCGATTCAGAAGGAGAAATGCACTGGAGTACTGATGTATACCATGCATCTGAATTTACATATAGTAATGTCCATCTTTTACCAAAAACAAGCCATTTATGGATATTGTCAGGGGGTTCGTGCAGATCCAGTATAGTCCCGTTTTCACTACACAAGGATCAAGATCAAATAAACGTTCATTCTCTTTCTGTCGAAAGAGGATATATTTCTAACCCTTCAGTAAATAATGATAAAGTTAAACACAAATTCTTTAGTTCATATCTTTCgagtaaaagtaaaaaaaaaagtaggattCTTGATTATTCAGACCTTAATCGAATGATATGTACTGGTTTCATATATCCTACTATTCTCCACGAGAATTCTGATTTATTGGCAAAGAGgcgaaaaaatagatttatcatCCCATTCCAATCGATTCAAGAAAAAGAACTAATGTCCCATTCCGATATCTTGATTGAAATACCTATAAATGGCATTTTCCGTAGAAATAgtatttttgcttattttgaCGATCCCCAATACCGAAGAAAGAGTTCAGGAATTACTAAATATGTGGCTATAGGGGTGCATTCAATTGTCAAAAAAGAGGATTTAGTTGAGTATCGAGGAGTCAAAGAATTTCAGCCAAAATACCAAATGAAAGTAGATCGCTTTTTTTTCATTCCCGAGGAAGTGTATATTTTACCCGAATCTTCTTCCCTAATGGTACGGAACAATAGTATCATTGGAGTCGATACACAAATCACTTTAAATACAAAAAGTCGAGTAGGGGGGTTGATCcgaatagagagaaaaaaaaaaaaaatggaacttAAAATCTTTTCTGGAGATATCCATTTTCCGAGGGCGACAGATAAGATATCCCGATACAGTGGTATCTTGATACCACCAGGAacagtaaaaacaaattctaaggAGTCGAAAAAGGTGAAAAATTGGATCTATGTCCAACGGATCACACCTACCAAGAAAAAGTCTTTTGTTTTGGTTCGACCAGTACTCATATATGAAAGAGGGGACGGTATAAATTTAGAAAGACTTTTTCCGCCGGATTTATTGCAGGAAAAAGAGAATCTGAAACTTCGAATTGTCAATTATATTCTTTATGGAAATGGTAAACCAATTCAGGGAATTTCTAACACAAGTATTCAATTAGTTCGTACTTGTTTAGTGTTGAATTGGAACCAAGACAAAAAAAGTTCTTCTATCGAAGAGGCTCgtgtttattttgttgaagtAAGTATAAATGGTCTGATTCGTGATTTCCTAAGAATCCACTTAGGGAAATCACGCATTTCCTATATCAGCAGAAAAAGGAACGATCCATCAGGTTTGGGATTGATCTCTGATAATGGGCCAGATCGCACCAATATTAATCCGTTTTATTCCATTTATTCCAAGACAAGGATTCCACAATCACTTAAACAAAATCAAGGAACTATTAGTATTAGTACGTTGTTGAATAGAAATATGGAATGTCAATCTTTGATAATTTTGTCATCATCTAATTGTTTTCGAATGGATCCATCCAACGGTGTAAAATCTTATAATGTAATAAAAGAATCAACTAAAAGAGATCCTATAATTCCAATTAGGAATTTGTTGGGCCCTTTAGGAACAGCCCTTCAAATTGcgaatttttattcattttaccATTTACTAACTCATAATCAGATCTcggtaattaaatatttgaaacttgacaatttaaaattaaaacagactTCAAAAgtactaaaatattatttaatggatGAGAACGGTAGAATTGTTAATCACGATCCGTACAGTAACAACGTTTTGAATCCATTCAAATTGAATTGGTATTTTCTCCATCATaattatcatcataattattGTGAAGAAACATTCACAATAATTAACCTGGGACAGTTTATTTGTGAAAATGTATGTATGACAAAAAACGGACCACGCCTAAAATCAGGTCAAGTTCTAATTGTTCACGCCGACTCTGTAATACTAAGATTGGCTAAGCCCTATTTGGCCACTCCAGGAGCAACTGTTCATGGCCATTATGGGGAAATCCTTTATGAAGGAGATACATTAGTTacatttatatatgaaaaatcgAGATCTGGTGATATAACGCAGGGTCTTCCAAAAGTGGAACAGGTGTTAGAAGTGCGCTCAATTGATTCAATATCGATAAACCTAGAAAAGAGAGTGGAGAATTGGAACGAGTGTATAACAAGAATTGTTGGAATTCCTTGGGGATTCTTGATTGGTGCTGAGCTAACTATAGTGCAAAGTCGTATTTCCTTGGTTAATAAGATCCAAAAGGTTTATCGATCCCAGGGGGTACAGATCCATAATAGGCATATAGAAATTATTGTACGCCAAATAACATCAAAAGTCCTGGTTTCAGAAGATGGAATGTCTAATGTTTTTTCACCCGGAGAACTAATTGGATTGTTGCGGGCGGAACGAGCGATGCGCGCTTTGGAAGAAGCGATCTGTTACCGAACCGTATTCTTGGGAATAACGAGAGCATCTCTGAGTACTCAAAGTTTCATATCCGAAGCGAGTTTTCAAGAAACTGCTCGCGTTTTAGCAAAAGCTGCTCTCCGCGGTCGTATCGATTGGCTGAAAGGCCTGAAAGAAAACGTCGTTCTAGGTGGTATGATACCCGTTGGTACCGGATTCAAAGGATTAGCGCACCGCTCAAGCCAACATAAGATCATTCctttcaaaaccaaaaagaagaatttattcGAGGGGGAAATGAGAGATATTTTGTTTCACCACAGAGAGTTATTTGATTCttgcatttcaaaaaatttctaTAATATATCAGAACAATCATTTATAGGATTTAACGATTCCTAA
- the LOC112323791 gene encoding 30S ribosomal protein S2, chloroplastic-like, whose translation MAPYISAKRKGIHITNLTRTARFLSEACDLVFDAASRRKQFLIVGTKNKAADPVARAAIRARCHYVNKKWLGGLLTNWSTTEMRLQKFRDLRMEQKTGGIHRLPKGDAARLKRQLFHLQTYLGGIKYMTGLPDIVIIVDQQEEYMALQECSAIVTVRNPQTIPTDGQNFFEYILEFIRDVSKTQIGEEYGPWELIMNPLISAASVIAAGLAVGLASIGPGVGQGTAAGQAVEGIARQPEAEGKIRGTLLLSLAFMEALTIYGLVVALALLFANPFV comes from the exons ATGGCACCTTATATCTCTGCAAAGCGTAAGGGTATTCATATTACAAATCTTACTAGAACTGCTCGTTTTTTATCAGAAGCGTGTGATTTGGTTTTTGATGCAGCAAGTAGGAGAAAACAATTCTTAATTGTTGGTACCAAAAATAAAGCAGCTGATCCAGTAGCGCGGGCTGCAATAAGAGCTCGGTGTcattatgttaataaaaaatggcTAGGCGGCCTTTTAACGAATTGGTCCACTACAGAAATGAGACTTCAAAAGTTCAGGGACTTGAGAATGGAACAAAAGACAGGGGGAATCCACCGCCTTCCGAAAGGGGATGCGGCTCGATTAAAGAGACAGTTATTTCACTTGCAAACATATTTGGGCGGGATTAAATATATGACAGGGTTACCCGATATTGTAATAATCGTTGATCAGCAAGAAGAATATATGGCTCTTCAAGAAT GTTCAGCCATTGTAACTGTTCGGAATCCACAAACCATTCCTACTGACGGTCAGAATTTCTTCGAATATATCCTTGAATTTATTCGAGATGTGAGCAAAACCCAGATTGGAGAGGAATATGGTCCATGG GAACTTATCATGAATCCATTGATTTCTGCCGCTTCCGTTATTGCTGCTGGGTTGGCCGTTGGGCTTGCTTCTATTGGACCTGGGGTTGGTCAAGGTACTGCTGCGGGCCAAGCTGTAGAAGGTATCGCGAGACAACCCGAGGCAGAGGGGAAAATACGAGGTACTTTATTGCTTAGTCTGGCTTTTATGGAAGCTTTAACAATTTATGGACTGGTTGTAGCATTAGCACTTTTATTTGCGAATCCTTTTGTTTAA
- the LOC112323823 gene encoding DNA-directed RNA polymerase subunit beta: MELDKILCDSVNRIAIPSVLIDPYNWMKNDPIMGFFFSINGKFKMLGDGNGGMSTIPGFNQIQFEGFCRFIDQGLAEELYKFPKIEDRDQEIEFQLFVETYQLVEPSIKERDAVYESLTYSSELYVSGGLIWKNSRDMQEQTIFIGNIPLMNSLGTSIVNGIYRIVINQILQSPGIYYRSELNHNGISVYTGTIISDWGGRVELEIDKKARIWARVSRKQKISILVLSSAMGLNLREILENVCYPEIFLSFLSDKEKKKIGSRENAILEFYQQFTCVGGGPVFSESLCKELQKKFFQQRCELGRIGRLNMNQRLNLDIPHNNTFLLPRDILAAADHLIGMKFGMGTLDDMNHLKNKRIRSVADLLQDQFGLALIRLENVVRGTICGAIRHKLIPTPQNLVTSTPLTTTYESFFGLHPLSQVLDRTNPLTQIVHGRKSSYLGPGGLTGRTASFRIRDIHPSHYGRICPIDTSEGINVGLIGSLTIHAKIGHLGSLESPFYEISARSKKVRMLYLSPNRDEYYMIAAGNCLALNRGAREEQVVPARYRQEFLTIAWEQVRLRSFFPFQYFSIGASLIPFIEHNDANRALMSSNMQRQAVPLARSEKCIVGTGLERQVALDSGVPAIAEHEGKIIYTDIDKIILSGNGYTVSIPLVMYQRSNKNTCMHQKTQVQRGKCIKRGQVLADGAATVGGELALGKNILVAYMPWEGYNFEDAVLISERLVYEDVYTSFHIRKYEIQTHVTSQGPERITNEIPHLEAHLLRNLDKNGIVMLGSWVETGDILIGKLTPQLAKESSYAPEDRLLRAILGIQVSTSKETCLKLPTGGRGRVIDVRWIQKKGGSSYNPETIRVYILQKREIKVGDKVAGRHGNKGIISKILPRQDMPYLQDGAPVDMVFNPLGVPSRMNVGQIFECSLGLAGSLLDRHYRVAPFDERYEQEASRKLVFSELYEAGKQTGNPWVFEPECPGKSRIFDGRTGDPFEQPVIIGKPYILKLIHQVADKIHGRSSGHYALVTQQPLRGRAKQGGQRVGEMEVWALEGFGVSHILQEMLTYKSDHIRARQEVLGTTISGRTIPKPEDAPESFRLLVRELRSLALELKHFLISEKNFQINRKEV, encoded by the coding sequence ATGGagttagataaaattttatgtgATTCTGTAAACAGAATAGCAATTCCATCAGTGCTGATCGATCCATATAATTGGATGAAAAACGATCCaataatgggattttttttttcaataaatggGAAATTTAAAATGCTTGGGGATGGAAATGGGGGAATGTCTACAATACCTGGATTTAATCAGATACAATTTGAAGGATTTTGTAGATTCATTGATCAGGGCTTAGCAGAAGAACTTTATAAGTTTCCAAAAATTGAAGATAGAGATcaagaaattgaatttcaattaTTTGTGGAAACATATCAATTAGTAGAACCATCGATAAAAGAAAGAGATGCTGTATATGAATCACTTACATATTCTTCTGAATTATATGTATCCGGGGGATTAATTTGGAAAAACAGTAGGGATATGCAAgaacaaacaatttttattgGAAACATTCCTCTAATGAATTCCCTGGGAACTTCTATAGTAAATGGAATATACAGAATTgtgatcaatcaaatattgcAAAGTCCTGGTATCTATTACCGGTCAGAATTGAACCATAACGGAATTTCGGTCTATACCGGCACTATAATATCAGATTGGGGGGGAAGAGTAGAATTAGAGATTGATAAAAAAGCAAGGATATGGGCTCGTGTGAGTAGGAAACagaaaatatctattttagttCTATCATCAGCTATGGGTTTGAATCTAAGAGAAATTCTAGAGAATGTGTGCTACCCCGAGATTTTCTTGTCTTTCCTGAgcgataaggaaaaaaaaaaaattgggtcaaGGGAAAATGCCATTTTGGAGTTTTATCAACAATTTACTTGTGTAGGCGGAGGTCCAGTATTTTCTGAATCCTTATGTAAGGaattacaaaagaaattttttcaaCAAAGATGTGAATTAGGAAGGATTGGTCGACTAAATATGAACCAGAGACTGAATCTTGATATACCTCATAACAATACATTTTTGTTACCGCGAGATATATTGGCAGCCGCGGATCATTTGATTGGAATGAAATTTGGAATGGGTACACTTGATGACatgaatcatttaaaaaataagcgTATTCGTTCTGTAGCGGATCTCTTACAAGATCAATTCGGATTGGCTCTAATTCGTTTAGAAAATGTGGTTAGAGGAACTATATGTGGAGCAATTAGGCATAAATTGATACCGACCCCTCAAAATTTGGTAACTTCAACTCCATTAACAACCACTTATGAATCTTTTTTCGGATTACACCCCTTATCTCAAGTTTTGGATCGAACGAATCCATTGACACAAATAGTTCATGGGAGAAAATCGAGTTATTTGGGCCCTGGAGGATTGACAGGGCGAACTGCTAGTTTTCGTATACGAGATATCCATCCTAGTCACTATGGGCGCATTTGCCCAATTGACACGTCTGAGGGAATCAATGTCGGACTTATCGGATCCTTAACAATTCATGCCAAGATTGGCCATTTGGGGTCTTTAGAAAGCCCGTTTTATGAAATCTCTGCGAGATCAAAAAAAGTACGGATGCTTTATTTATCACCAAATAGGGATGAATACTATATGATAGCGGCAGGAAATTGTTTGGCGCTGAATCGAGGTGCTCGGGAAGAACAGGTTGTTCCAGCTCGATACCGTCAAGAATTCCTGACTATTGCATGGGAACAGGTGCGTCTTCGAagttttttccccttccaaTATTTTTCTATTGGAGCTTCTCTCATTCCTTTTATCGAGCATAATGATGCGAATCGGGCTTTAATGAGTTCGAATATGCAACGTCAAGCAGTTCCGCTTGCTCGTTCCGAGAAGTGCATTGTTGGAACTGGATTGGAACGCCAAGTGGCTCTTGATTCGGGGGTTCCTGCTATAGCCGAACACGAGGGAAAGATAATTTATACCGACATTGACAAGATTATTTTATCGGGGAATGGCTATACTGTAAGCATTCCATTAGTTATGTATCAACGTTCCAACAAAAATACCTGTATGCATCAAAAAACTCAGGTTCAGCGAGGAAAATGCATTAAAAGGGGACAAGTTTTGGCGGACGGTGCCGCTACAGTTGGTGGCGAACTCGCCTTGGGCAAAAACATATTAGTAGCTTATATGCCATGGGAAGGCTACAATTTTGAAGATGCGGTACTCATTAGCGAACGTCTGGTATATGAAGATGTTTATACTTCTTTTCACATACGGAAATACGAAATTCAGACTCATGTGACAAGCCAAGGCCCCGAAAGGATCACTAACGAAATACCGCATCTAGAAGCCCATTTACTCCGAAATTTAGACAAAAACGGAATTGTGATGCTGGGATCTTGGGTAGAGACAGGCGATATTTTAATAGGTAAATTAACGCCTCAATTGGCGAAAGAATCATCGTATGCCCCCGAAGATAGATTATTACGAGCCATACTGGGCATTCAAGTATCTACTTCAAAGGAAACTTGTCTAAAACTACCTACAGGCGGTAGGGGTCGAGTTATTGATGTGAGATGGATCCAGAAAAAAGGGGGTTCCAGTTATAATCCAGAAACAATTCGCGTATATATTTTACAGAAACGTGAAATCAAAGTAGGGGATAAAGTCGCTGGAAGACATGGAAATAAAGGCATCATTTCCAAAATTTTGCCTAGACAAGATATGCCTTATTTGCAAGATGGAGCACCTGTTGATATGGTCTTCAACCCATTAGGAGTACCTTCACGAATGAATGTAGGACAGATATTTGAATGCTCACTCGGGTTAGCGGGAAGTCTGCTAGATAGACATTATCGAGTAGCACCTTTTGATGAGAGATATGAACAAGAGGCTTCGAGAAAACTAGTATTTTCTGAATTATATGAAGCCGGTAAGCAAACAGGAAATCCGTGGGTATTTGAACCCGAATGCCCGGGAAAAAGTAGAATATTTGATGGAAGAACGGGAGATCCTTTTGAGCAGCCTGTTATAATAGGAAAGCCTTATATCTTGAAATTAATTCATCAAGTTGCTGATAAAATACATGGACGTTCCAGTGGGCATTATGCACTTGTTACACAACAACCCCTTAGAGGAAGGGCCAAACAAGGGGGACAACGGGTAGGAGAAATGGAGGTTTGGGCTCTAGAGGGATTTGGTGTTTCTCATATTTTACAAGAGATGCTTACTTATAAATCTGATCATATTAGAGCTCGCCAAGAAGTGCTTGGTACTACGATCAGTGGACGAACAATACCTAAACCTGAGGATGCTCCAGAATCTTTTCGATTGCTCGTTCGAGAACTACGATCTTTGGCTCTGGAACTGAAACATTTCCTTATATCTGAGAAGAACTTCCAGATTAATAGGAAGGAAGTTTAA